Part of the Burkholderia sp. FERM BP-3421 genome, TGATCCGGTCGGTGGTCGAGCGGAAGCTGTTGCGGCCCAGCTCGCCCAGTTCGGGAAACGGCGCGTCGAGCGGGTACTGCGTGAAATCGTGGTGATCGAAGAAGCGGCCGAGGTAGGCCAGCGCCTCGTCGATCGTCAGCAGGTCGCGGATCGCGCGGTACTTGTCCTCGGCTTCGGCGGCCGTGCGCCCGACCACCGGCCCGATCCCCGGAAAGATCTTCACCTCCTCGCCCCGCCGGCCATGATCGCGCGCGCTTTGCCGCACGCGCTGCGTGAACGCGTGGGTCTCGTCGAGCGACGGCGAATGCGTGAACACCGCGTCGGCATACTTGCCCGCGAGCGCGATGCCGTCGTCGGACGAGCCGGCCTGGAAGATCACCGGCTGCCCCTGCGGCGAGCGCTGGATGTTGAGCGGCCCCGCGACCTGGAAGAAGCGGCCCGCGTGATCGAGCGTATGCAGCTTGTCGCGGTCGAAGAAACGGCCGCCCGCGCGATCGCGCACGAACGCGTCGTCGTCCCAGCTGTCCCACAGCCCCTGCGCGACGCTCAGGTATTCGTCGGCGATCTCGTAGCGCAGCGCGTGCTCAGGATGGGTCGCGCCGTAGTTCTTCGCGGTGCCTTCGAGCGGCGTCGTCACGACGTTCCAGCCGGCCCGCCCCCCGCTGATCACGTCGAGCGACGCGAACTGCCGCGCGACCGTGAACGGCTGGCTGTACGACGTCGACACCGTGCCGGCCAGCCCGATCTTCGAGGTCAGCGCGGCCAGCGCGGACAGGATCGAGATCGGCTCGAAGCGGTTCAGGAAGTGCGGGATCGATTTCTCGTTGATGTACAGGCCGTCGGCGACGAACGCGAACGCAAAGCCGAGCGCCTCCGCCTTGCGCGCGATGTCCGCGATGAACGCGAAATTGATGCTCGCGTCGGGCGGGTTGCTCGGGTGCTTCCACGCGTTCATGTGACTGCCCCCGCCCTGCAGCATGATGCCGAACGGGATGGATTGCTGGGTCATGATGAGGTCCGCTTGCCAAGAAGAGGGTCAGGCGCGCGCCGACTGCCGCGCATGCGCCAGCAGTTCGACCGATTCGAGACGCGCCGCATAGTCGGTCACCGGCGAGTCGACGACGAATTCGTCGACCCCGAGCCGCGCGCTCAGCGCCGCCAGCTCGCGATGCACGTGGTCGGGCGTGCCGGCGACGATGTGCGGCCGCAGCTCGTCGATCCGATAGTCGGCCGCGCCGCTTTGCCGCGCGAATTCGGCGGCGGCCTGCGCGCTGCCGAGATTGAAGCTCTGCCCGCCCGCGAGCTTCAGCTTGTAGATGCGCAGCGCGCCGATCAGCTGCGCCGCGCGCGCCTCGGTCGGCGCGACCACCGCGAACAGCGCGAGCAGCGGCGAGCGGCCGCTCGCCTGCCGGTAGGTGTCGAGCGCGCGCGCGATGGTGTCCTCGTCGCCGTTGAAGTGGCCCGCGTAGCAGAACTGCCAGCCGAGCCGCGCCGCCAGCGCCGCGCTGTCCGGCGAGCCGCCGAGCAGGATCCGTTCGGGCGGCTCGGGCGGCGTCGGCATCGCGAGCGCGCCGGCGAGCGGATGGTTCTCGTCGACGCCCCAGTCGAGGAACGCGTTCAGCTCGGCGAGCTGCGCGTCGAAATCGGCTTTCCTGGCCTTGTCGTGGCGCGAC contains:
- a CDS encoding LLM class flavin-dependent oxidoreductase, whose translation is MTQQSIPFGIMLQGGGSHMNAWKHPSNPPDASINFAFIADIARKAEALGFAFAFVADGLYINEKSIPHFLNRFEPISILSALAALTSKIGLAGTVSTSYSQPFTVARQFASLDVISGGRAGWNVVTTPLEGTAKNYGATHPEHALRYEIADEYLSVAQGLWDSWDDDAFVRDRAGGRFFDRDKLHTLDHAGRFFQVAGPLNIQRSPQGQPVIFQAGSSDDGIALAGKYADAVFTHSPSLDETHAFTQRVRQSARDHGRRGEEVKIFPGIGPVVGRTAAEAEDKYRAIRDLLTIDEALAYLGRFFDHHDFTQYPLDAPFPELGELGRNSFRSTTDRIKADARAKGLTLREIALAVATPRPDFIGTGEQVADEIIRWVDAGAADGFILGFPVQAQGVDDFAELVIPALEARGRYQRTLPGRTLRDHLGLARKTSRHADYEPA
- a CDS encoding LLM class flavin-dependent oxidoreductase, which gives rise to MTYALSLLDKSPLADGASAADALRFTVALARRAEQLGYRRFWVAEHHGAAGLASSAPEIVVAHLLAHTSRIRIGSGGVMLQHYSPFKVAETFKLLAALAPGRVDLGVGKAPGGLPLTTRALQSRHDKARKADFDAQLAELNAFLDWGVDENHPLAGALAMPTPPEPPERILLGGSPDSAALAARLGWQFCYAGHFNGDEDTIARALDTYRQASGRSPLLALFAVVAPTEARAAQLIGALRIYKLKLAGGQSFNLGSAQAAAEFARQSGAADYRIDELRPHIVAGTPDHVHRELAALSARLGVDEFVVDSPVTDYAARLESVELLAHARQSARA